A single region of the Micropterus dolomieu isolate WLL.071019.BEF.003 ecotype Adirondacks linkage group LG02, ASM2129224v1, whole genome shotgun sequence genome encodes:
- the ints1 gene encoding integrator complex subunit 1 isoform X1 translates to MNRPKPTTLRRPSAAKPSGHPPPGDFIALGSKSQGGEPKAPAVLLKPASTGLPADRKRETSSTLPSSSGLSSLAKRPKLSTTPPVSALGRLADVAAVDKRAISPSIKEPSVIPIEVSPAVLLDEIEAAESEGNDDRIEGLLCGAVKQLKMNRAKPDITLYLSLMFLAKIKPNVFATEGIIEALCSLLRRDASINFKAKGNSLVSVLACNLLMAAYEEDENWPEIFVKVYIEDSLGERIWVDSSHCKNFVDNIQTAFGTKMPPKSMLLQADTTRSGGDLSAGSSPHPSTPDEDDSQTELLIAEEKLSPEDDGQIMPRPFCLLSHPLAYCRYEELADSVEDYVLDVLRDQLNRRQPMDNVSRNLLRLLTATCGYKEARLMAVQRLEMWLQNPKLTRPAQDLLMSLCMNCNSHGADDMEVVSNLIKIRLKPKVLLNHYMLCVRELLNAHRDNLATMVKLVIFNELSNARNPNNMQVLHTVLQHSPEQAPKFLAMVFQDLLTNKDDYLRASRALLREIIKQTKHEINFQSFCFGLMQERKEATYVDMEFKERFVIQVTDLLTVSMMLGITAQVKEAGIAWDKGEKKNLEILRSFQSQIAAIQRDAVWWLHTVVPTISKVGAKDYVHCLHKVLFTEQPETYYKWDNWPPESDRNFFLRLCSEVPLLEDTLMRILVIGLSRDLPLGPADAMELADHLVKRAAGVSDDLEVLKVERIQLIDAVLNLCTYHHPENIQLPAGYQPPNLAISTLYWKAWLLLLVVAAFNPQKIGLAAWDGYPTLKMLMEMVMTNNYTYPPCTVADEDTKTEMINRELQISQREKQEILAFESHLAAASTKQTITESNSLLLSQLTSLDPQGPPRRPPPQVQEQVKTLNQSLRLGHLLCRSRNPDFLLNIIQRQASSQSMPWLADLVQSSEGSLDVLPVQCLCEFLLHDAADDSLPIEDDEEGESKEQKAKKRQRQQKQRQLLGRLQDLLLGPKADEQTTCEVLDYFLRRLSSSQVASRVLAMKGLALVLSEGGLKDGEERDQPMEEDSADAELLPGYQWLLQDLPKLPLFDSVRGMTSTALQQAIHMETDPQTISAYLIYLSQHAPVEEQASHNDLALVITDVARLIVERSTIMNSLFSKHSCRPESNAVLSAFLTIFSTYIRRMRKTKEGEDLYSWSESQDQVFLRWTTGETATMHILVVHAMVILLTLGPPKGESDFYALLDIWFPDKKPLPTAFLVDTSEEALLLPDWLKLRMIRSEVSRLVDAALQDLEPQQLLLFVQSFGIPVSSMSKLLQYLDQAVSHDPQTLEQNIMDKHYMAHLVEVQHERGATGGHTFHALLSSSLPPDRDSAETSKAKVTVETPHSSVKMRAASQLPAVGPDDDLTGMLLQIFPLNVDPRWHGHPPSTLSLALQQALAKELMRAKQGHIQQGGLAFRLLQAIAALLTSAHAAPIVMSMHRSHALSCPLMRQLHLYQRLVSKDIAFSSLFLKVVVEMLIWLDNPTVEAGPLKTLLKSFAGQTSHKHRHNDVRTGFLHLAEALAYHRDTDVLLRAIVAMLRAGERCNAEAELIVKVLQGLMEVRSPYLEELLSLLMTVGTQNGTAGPVATVISLLLQESEERAVKKEVDSNNSSEVTKSGLSSGLLVDWLEHLDPEVTSVCPDLQQKLLFALNKARGTPAYRPYLLALLTHQSNWSTLLQCISALLSKRRDYKLDPSSALDFLWACSHIPRIWQGRDQKIPQKKTEKFVLRLTSEELISLVDLILSESELNSRDSPHDDKSSLDQASCSLIQSRLPLLHSYCSGDLENIKKVSEYLINCTKKWEDSAMSKRCQNLLLQIYLHFPEVIQHITLPEGTLSSGGAAYGSSCKLDVLVHRLVTLLADIGDSKSAESRVSDANLACRKLAVSHPVLLLRHLPMIAGLLHGRIHLNIQEFRQQNHMTFFSNALAILELLQPLVFHSDHQRALQDCLLSFMKVLQNFQRTRYPLVFINKFLQFTQKYIAHDAAAAIPYLQKHSDILQVMCAENPDLVQLKSLLAGLTLPVRTSSAEVAPEERDADDLATGSLPLVNISASVSLSAADMTMYLKKMSRGEAVEDVLEVLTEVDEKSRRSPEIIQYFINDLQRLMVSSEELCRNMAFTLALRCIQNNPCLATDFLPTFMYCMGSGSFDVVQTALRNLPEYVLLCQEHADILLHKAFLVGIYGQIDTSSMISESMKVLHMEATT, encoded by the exons ATGAATCGTCCAAAGCCTACAACTCTCAGGCGCCCCAGTGCTGCAAAACCATCAG GTCATCCTCCACCAGGAGATTTCATTGCTCTCGGATCAAAGAGCCAGGGTGGAGAGCCCAAAGCCCCTGCTGTCCTCCTGAAGCCAGCATCCACTGGTTTACCTGCTGACCGTAAGAGAGAGACTTCCTCCACTCTGCCCTCCTCATCAGGTCTGTCCAGCCTCGCCAAGCGGCCCAAACTATCCACCACCCCTCCAGTCAGTGCTCTGGGACGACTCGCTGATGTCGCAGCTGTGGACAAGAGAGCAATATCACCCTCTATTAAGGAGCCATCAGTGATACCCATTGAAG TGTCACCTGCAGTGCTGCTGGATGAGATTGAAGCTGCAGAGTCTGAAGGAAATGATGATCGCATTGAGGGGCTGCTGTGTGGGGCAGTGAAACAACTCAAGATGAACCGAGCCAAGCCTGACATAACACTGTACCTCAGTCTCATGTTCCTGGCCAAAATCAAGCCCAACGTTTTTGCTACTGAAGGAATTATTGAG GCCTTGTGCAGCCTCCTGCGTCGTGATGCTTCAATCAACTTTAAAGCAAAGGGGAACAGCCTTGTGTCTGTTCTTGCTTGCAATCTGCTGATGGCAGCCTATGAGGAGGACGAGAACTGGCCAGAGATCTTTGTTAAA gTGTACATTGAGGACTCTCTGGGGGAAAGGATCTGGGTTGACAGTTCTCACTGTAAGAATTTTGTTGACAATATCCAGACTGCTTTTGGGACAAAGATGCCGCCTAAGAGTATGCTGCTGCAGGCTGACACTACCCGCTCTGGTGGAGATCTCAGTGCAG GTAGCAGCCCTCATCCCTCAACCCCCGACGAGGACGACAGCCAGACTGAATTGCTGATAGCAGAGGAGAAACTAAGCCCTGAGGATGATGGGCAGATTATGCCAAG ACCattctgtcttttgtctcaCCCTCTGGCTTACTGCAGGTATGAAGAACTGGCAGATAGCGTGGAGGACTACGTTCTCGACGTCCTCAGGGATCAGCTGAACCGCAGGCAGCCGATGGACAACGTCTCCAGAAACCTGCTGCGTCTGCTCACAGCCACGTGTGGTTACAAAGAGGCACGGCTCATGGCTGTGCAGCGGCTGGAGATGTGGCTCCAGAACCCAAAG CTGACTCGTCCAGCTCAAGACCTCCTCATGTCTTTATGTATGAATTGCAACAGCCATGGAGCAGATGACATGGAAGTGGTCTCCAACCTGATCAAAATCCGACTCAAACCGAAAGTCCTCCTCAACCACTACATGCTGTGTGTCAG GGAGCTGCTCAACGCACACAGAGACAACCTGGCCACTATGGTGAAGCTGGTGATCTTCAATGAGCTGTCCAATGCCAGGAATCCCAACAACATGCAGGTCCTCCACACAGTGCTGCAGCACAGCCCAGAGCAGGCTCCAAAG TTCTTGGCGATGGTGTTCCAGGACCTGTTAACCAATAAGGATGACTACCTCCGTGCCTCCCGAGCCTTGCTGAGAGAAATCATCAAACAGACCAAGCATGAGATCAACTTCCAGTCCTTCTGCTTTGGTTTAATGCAGGAGAGAAAGGAGGCCACCTATGTGGACATGGAATTCAAA GAGCGTTTTGTTATCCAGGTGACAGATTTGCTGACTGTCTCCATGATGTTGGGCATCACCGCTCAGGTCAAAGAAGCTGGCATTGCATGGGacaaaggagagaagaaga ATCTGGAGATCCTCAGGTCATTTCAGAGTCAGATAGCTGCCATCCAGAGAGACGCTGTGTGGTGGCTTCACACTGTGGTACCTACCATCAGCAAAGTTGGCGCAAAAGACTACGTTCACTG CCTTCACAAAGTGCTTTTCACAGAGCAGCCAGAGACATATTACAAGTGGGACAACTGGCCACCAGAGAGTGACAGAAA cTTTTTCCTTCGCCTCTGCTCTGAGGTGCCTTTGCTGGAAGACACACTGATGCGCATTCTGGTGATCGGGCTGTCACGAGATTTGCCCCTGGGCCCAGCTGATGCTATGGAGCTCGCAGATCACCTGGTTAAGAGGGCTGCGGGAGTTTCTGATG ATCTGGAGGTCCTGAAAGTGGAGAGGATTCAGCTCATCGATGCAGTGCTGAATCTGTGTACATACCACCACCCAGAGAACATTCAGCTGCCTGCAGG GTACCAACCGCCAAATTTGGCAATATCCACACTGTATTGGAAGGcatggctgctgctgcttgtggTGGCAGCATTTAATCCTCAGAAAATAG GTTTGGCTGCCTGGGATGGCTATCCTACACTGAAAATGCTCATGGAGATGGTTATGACAAA TAACTATACCTACCCTCCATGCACCGTTGCGGACGAGGACACAAAGACGGAGATGATCAACAGGGAGCTGCAGATCtcccagagagagaaacaagagaTCCTGGCCTTTGAGAGCCACTTGGCAGCAGCCTCCACCAAGCAGACCATCACGGAGAGCAACAGCTTGCTGTTGTCTCAGCTTACCAGTCTGGATCCACA gGGTCCTCCTCGTCGACCTCCCCCTCAAGTCCAGGAGCAGGTAAAAACCCTCAACCAGTCTCTGCGTCTGGGACATCTTCTCTGCCGCAGCCGCAACCCAGACTTTCTCCTCAACATCATCCAGAGACAG GCTTCCTCTCAGTCAATGCCATGGTTGGCGGATTTGGTCCAGTCCAGTGAGGGGTCCTTGGATGTGCTTCCAGTGCAGTGCCTGTGTGAATTCCTTTTACATGATGCTGCGGATGACAGTCTGCCAATAGAGGatgatgaagagggagagagcaaaGAGCAGAAAGCCAAGAAGAGACAA AGACAACAAAAGCAAAGGCAGCTACTTGGACGGCTCCAGGATCTTTTGTTAGGTCCTAAGGCTGACGAACAGACAACATGTGAAGTGCTGGACTACTTCCTGCGCCGTCTCAGCTCTTCCCAGGTGGCATCGAGAGTGCTTGCCATGAAG GGTTTGGCATTGGTGCTGAGTGAAGGGGGCTTAAAAGATGGAGAGGAGCGGGACCAGCCTATGGAAGAAGACTCAGCAGATGCTGAGCTCTTGCCAGGGTACCAGTGGCTGCTACAAGACCTCCCAAAGCTCCCCTTGTTTGACAGCGTCCGAGGCATGACTTCCACTGCTCTGCAGCAG GCAATTCACATGGAGACAGACCCACAGACGATCAGTGCCTATCTAATCTACCTGTCCCAGCATGCACCAGTGGAGGAGCAGGCTTCTCATAATGACCTGGCTCTGGTAATCACG GACGTTGCCCGGCTAATCGTCGAGCGTTCCACCATCATGAACAGCCTGTTTTCCAAACATTCCTGCAGGCCTGAGTCAAATGCTGTGCTCAGTGCGTTCCTCACCATCTTCTCCACATACAtcaggaggatgaggaagaccAAAGAGGGAGAGGATCTTTACAGCTGG tccgAATCTCAGGACCAGGTGTTTCTACGTTGGACCACAGGAGAGACTGCGACGATGCACATTCTCGTCGTCCATGCAATGGTTATCCTGCTGACTCTGGGGCCACCCAAAG gAGAGAGTGATTTCTACGCTCTTTTGGACATTTGGTTTCCCGACAAGAAACCTCTTCCCACTGCCTTCCTGGTGGACACCTCAGAAGAGGCCCTTCTGCTGCCTGATTGGTTGAAACTGAGAATGATCAGATCAGAGGTTTCTAGATTGGTTGACGCAG CTTTGCAAGACCTGGAGcctcagcagctgctgctgtttgtacaGTCCTTTGGCATTCCAGTATCCAGCATGAGTAAACTGCTGCAGTACTTGGACCAGGCTGTCTCCCATGATCCACAGACGCTGGAACAGAACATCATGGACAAGC ACTACATGGCCCACCTGGTTGAAGTGCAGCATGAGCGAGGTGCCACTGGGGGGCACACTTTCCATGCATtactgagctcctctcttcctccagacagAG ATTCTGCTGAAACAAGTAAGGCCAAAGTTACTGTGGAAACGCCCCACAGCTCTGTGAAGATGAGAGCAGCCAGTCAGCTTCCTGCAGTCGGGCCTGACGATGATCTCACTGGCATGTTGCTTCAG ATATTCCCCTTAAACGTGGACCCTCGCTGGCATGGCCACCCTCCCAGCACGCTCTCTCTGGCCTTGCAGCAGGCCCTGGCTAAAGAGCTAATGCGGGCCAAGCAGGGCCACATTCAGCAGGGTGGGTTGGCTTTTCGGCTCCTACAGGCTATTGCAGCCCTGCTCACCTCTGCTCATGCAGCACCTATTGTTATGTCAATGCACCGCAGCCATgccctctcctgccctctcatGCGCCAACTTCACCTTTACCAG CGTCTTGTGTCCAAGGACATTGCGTTCTCCTCACTATTCCTTAAGGTCGTTGTCGAGATGTTAATATGGCTAGACAACCCAACTGTGGAGGCAGGACCACTAAAGACTCTGCTCAAATCCTTCGCTGGTCAGACCTCTCACAAACACAGGCACAATGATG TGCGTACAGGTTTCCTCCACCTGGCTGAGGCTTTGGCTTATCACAGAGATACTGATGTGCTCCTGAGAGCCATCGTTGCAATGCTGAGAGCTGGAGAGAGATGCAATGCAGAAGCAGAGCTCATTGTAAAAG TGTTACAAGGGCTGATGGAGGTGAGGTCGCCGTATTTGGAGGAGCTCCTGTCTCTGCTGATGACTGTTGGTACACAGAACGGGACAGCTGGCCCTGTTGCCACGGTGATTTCCTTGCTGCTTCAGGAAAGTGAGGAGCGAGCTGTGAAAAAGGAAGTGGATTCTAACAA CAGCTCTGAGGTGACAAAGTCAGGACTGAGCTCTGGGCTACTGGTTGATTGGCTGGAGCATCTTGACCCTGAGGTCACTTCAGTGTGTCCAGACCTTCAACAAAAACTGCTATTCGCCCTCAACAAG GCACGTGGAACCCCCGCCTACAGGCCTTATCTTTTGGCCTTGCTTACACATCAGTCAAACTGGTCCACCCTCCTCCAGTGTATCAGTGCTCTTCTCAGCAAGCGCAGAGACTACAA ACTTGACCCATCATCAGCCCTGGATTTCCTGTGGGCGTGCAGCCACATCCCGCGTATCTGGCAAGGACGTGATCAGAAGATCCCCCAA aagaaaacagagaagtttgtgCTGCGACTCACCTCGGAGGAGCTCATCAGCCTGGTCGACCTGATCTTGTCAGAGTCGGAGCTCAACAGTCGCGACTCACCCCACGATGACAAAAGCAGCTTGGACCAGGCCTCCTGCTCCCTCATCCAGTCCAGGCTACCCCTCCTTCACTCCTACTGCAGTGGAGATCTAGAAAATATCAAGAAAGTGTCAGAGTACCTCATCAACTGCACAAAAAAATGGGAGGACAG CGCAATGAGTAAGCGGTGCCAGAACTTGCTGCTGCAGATCTATTTGCACTTCCCTGAAGTCATCCAGCACATTACCCTGCCTGAAGGCACCCTCAGCAGTGGGGGAGCTGCATACGGCAGCAGCTGCAAG CTTGATGTCTTGGTGCATCGCCTGGTCACACTGCTTGCTGATATTGGAGACTCAAAGTCTGCTGAGAGCCGTGTGTCTGATGCCAACCTTGCATGTAGGAAGCTGGCTGTGTCACACCCTGTACTTTTGCTCAG acaCCTGCCTATGATCGCAGGTCTCTTACACGGTCGCATTCACCTAAACATACAGGagtttaggcagcaaaaccacATGACGTTCTTTAGCAACGCGCTCGCCATCCTGGAGCTGCTGCAGCCGCTTGTTTTCCACAGCGACCACCAGAGGGCGCTTCAGGACTGCCTTCTGTCCTTTATGAAGGTCCTTCAG AACTTCCAGAGGACACGCTATCCGTTAGTCTTCATCAACAAGTTTTTGCAGTTCACACAGAAGTACATCGCTCACGATGCAGCAGCTGCCATTCCCTACTTACAGAAGCACTCTGACATCTTGCA GGTGATGTGTGCAGAAAACCCAGACCTGGTTCAACTGAAATCTCTGCTGGCTGGACTCACTTTGCCAGTGAGAACTTCTTCTGCAGAGGTTGCGCCAGAAGAGAGAGATG CAGACGACTTGGCCACAGGTTCTCTGCCCCTTGTCAACATATCTGCCTCAGTTTCACTGAGTGCGGCAGACATGACAATGTACCTGAAAAAGATGTCGAGAGGAGAGGCAGTTGAGG ATGTGTTGGAAGTGTTGACAGAGGTGGATGAGAAGTCAAGGAGGAGCCCAGAGATCATCCAGTACTTCATT AATGATCTGCAGAGACTCATGGTTTCCTCTGAGGAGTTGTGTCGGAACATGGCCTTCACTCTGGCGCTGCGCTGCATCCAGAATAATCCCTG CCTGGCAACAGACTTCCTGCCAACTTTCATGTACTGTATGGGCAGTGGTAGCTTCGATGTGGTACAGACGGCTCTCAGGAATCTTCCAGAATATGTGCTTCTCTGTCAAG AACACGCGGACATCTTACTCCACAAGGCGTTTTTAGTCGGCATCTATGGACAAATTGACACCAGTTCAATGATCTCAGAGTCTATGAAGGTCCTTCACATGGAGGCAACAACATAA